From one Triticum urartu cultivar G1812 chromosome 3, Tu2.1, whole genome shotgun sequence genomic stretch:
- the LOC125543679 gene encoding phospholipid-transporting ATPase 1-like, with the protein MTSERPLIDAASAHPPPPASQLPPSQPEPSVRADHLGFSVEVPDPFRPSRRDQPDPSASERELHEGGEYRAVAVGEPSPEFAGNAVRTAKYSALTFLPRNLFEQFRRLSYVYFLAITVLNQLPQVAVFGRGASVLPLAFVLFVTAVKDAYEDIRRHRSDRRENNRLAAVLAPQTAGEYLPKKWKHIRVGDVVRVASNETLPADMVLLATSDPTGLAHVQTVNLDGETNLKTRYAKQETQLRFSHDGHVAGMLHCERPNRNIYGFQANLEIDGNRVSLGPSNIVLRGCELKNTTWAIGVVVYAGKETKVMLNNSGPPSKRSRLETQLNRETVILSIMLIGMCITASVLAGIWLLNHQRELEFTQFFREKDYTTGKNYNYYGIGMQIFVTFLMAVIVYQVIIPISLYISMELVRLGQAYFMGADNDLYDESSRSRFQCRALNINEDLGQIKYVFSDKTGTLTENKMEFMCASIHGVDYSSGKPACGSSVVVDDLLWTPKMAVRTDPQLLKLLNNDSSNEEAKLVLEFFLALAACNTIVPLVLDTRDPKQKLIDYQGESPDEQALAYAAATYGIVLVERTSGYVVIDVLGDRQRFDILGLHEFDSDRKRMSVIVGCPDKTVKLYVKGADSSMFGIINKSLELDNVRATEAHLHKYSSLGLRTLVVGMRELSQPEFEEWQLAYEKASTAVLGRGNLLRSIAANVECNIHILGASGIEDKLQDGVPEAIESLRQAGMKVWILTGDKQETAISIGYSCKLLTNDMTQIVINNNSKESCKKSLEEALARTKEHRVALSIGSPYPVLASESSGTVLALIVDGNSLVYILETELQEELFKVATECSVVLCCRVAPLQKAGIVALIKNRTDDMTLAIGDGANDVSMIQMADVGVGISGQEGGQAVMASDFSMGQFRFLVPLLLVHGHWNYQRMGYMILYNFYKNATFVLVLFWYVLYTSFTLTTAITEWSSLLYTVLYTSLPTIVVGILDKDLSKSTLLAYPKLYGSGQRDEKYNLNLFVLNMLEALWQSLVVFYIPYFAYRQSTIGMSSLGDLWALASVIVVNMQLAMDIIRWNWIIHAFVWGTIAATVICLFVIDSIWVLPGYGAIYHIMGQGLFWLLLLIIVVTAMIPHFAIKAFTEHFVPSDIQIGREIEKFEALNQVNRSEIPMRTFS; encoded by the exons TTCCTCGCCATCACCGTGCTCAACCAGCTCCCCCAGGTCGCCGTCTTTGGCCGTGGCGCGTCTGTGCTCCCGCTGGCCTTCGTGCTCTTCGTCACCGCTGTGAAGGACGCCTACGAGGACATCCGCCGCCACCGCTCCGACCGCAGGGAGAACAaccgcctcgccgccgtcctcGCGCCACAAACCGCCGGCGAGTACCTCCCCAAGAAATGGAAGCACATACGCGTCGGGGACGTCGTGCGCGTCGCGTCCAACGAGACGCTCCCGGCCGACATGGTTCTGCTCGCCACTAGTGACCCCACTGGCCTCGCGCACGTCCAGACCGTCAATCTTGACGGGGAGACCAACCTCAAGACGAGGTATGCCAAGCAGGAGACGCAGTTGAGGTTCTCTCACGACGGCCACGTAGCTGGTATGCTGCATTGCGAGCGGCCCAACAGGAACATTTATGGGTTCCAGGCGAATTTGGAGATCGACGGCAATCGTGTCTCACTCGGACCGTCCAACATTGTGCTCCGTGGTTGTGAGCTCAAGAATACCACATGGGCTATAGGGGTCGTGGTTTATGCTGGAAAGGAGACTAAGGTCATGCTCAACAACTCTGGGCCGCCATCCAAGCGTAGCCGCTTGGAGACACAGTTGAATCGGGAGACAGTCATATTGTCCATTATGCTCATTGGGATGTGCATAACTGCATCTGTGCTCGCAGGGATTTGGCTGCTGAATCACCAGCGGGAGCTTGAGTTCACCCAATTCTTTAGAGAAAAGGATTACACAACCGGGAAGAACTACAATTACTATGGAATCGGAATGCAGATATTCGTTACATTCCTCATGGCCGTCATAGTGTATCAGGTCATCATTCCTATCTCGTTGTATATATCAATGGAGTTGGTACGACTTGGGCAAGCATATTTCATGGGCGCTGACAATGACTTGTATGACGAATCGTCAAGGTCCAGGTTCCAGTGCAGGGCTCTGAATATAAATGAGGACTTGGGGCAGATTAAGTATGTTTTCTCTGATAAGACAGGGACGCTGACAGAGAACAAGATGGAGTTCATGTGTGCATCCATTCACGGAGTTGATTACAGTTCTGGCAAACCTGCATGTGGGTCCTCAGTTGTAG TTGATGATCTTCTGTGGACACCAAAAATGGCAGTTAGGACTGACCCTCAGCTTTTGAAGTTATTGAACAATGACAGCTCAAATGAGGAAGCAAAGCTTGTCCTTGAATTCTTCCTTGCTCTTGCTGCCTGCAATACAATTGTGCCACTTGTCCTGGACACTAGAGATCCTAAACAAAAGTTGATTGATTATCAGGGTGAGTCCCCTGATGAGCAGGCACTAGCTTATGCTGCAGCAACTTATGGCATTGTGCTTGTTGAGCGAACATCTGGTTACGTAGTGATCGATGTCCTTGGTGACAGACAGAG ATTTGATATATTAGGACTTCATGAGTTTGATAGTGATCGTAAGAGGATGTCTGTCATTGTCGGCTGCCCTGATAAGACTGTTAAGTTATATGTCAAAGGTGCAGACAGTTCAATGTTTGGAATTATCAACAAATCATTAGAGCTGGACAATGTTCGTGCTACAGAGGCACATCTCCACAAATATTCATCACTTGGCCTAAGAACTCTTGTTGTTGGTATGCGTGAATTGAGTCAACCTGAATTTGAGGAGTGGCAGTTGGCATATGAGAAGGCTAGCACAGCAGTACTTGGCAGGGGAAATTTACTCCGATCAATTGCAGCCAACGTAGAGTGCAATATCCACATATTGGGGGCCTCTGGGATTGAAGATAAGCTTCAAGATGGGGTACCAGAAGCAATAGAATCTCTTCGGCAAGCAGGCATGAAAGTTTGGATTTTAACAGGGGATAAGCAGGAGACAGCAATTTCTATTGGCTACTCTTGTAAGCTGCTGACGAATGACATGACACAAATTGTGATAAATAACAATTCTAAGGAGTCTTGCAAGAAAAGTCTCGAGGAAGCACTTGCAAGAACTAAGGAGCACAGAGTTGCTTTGTCAATTGGCTCACCGTATCCAGTGTTAGCATCAGAATCTTCTGGTACAGTTCTTGCTTTGATTGTGGACGGTAACAGCCTTGTTTACATACTTGAGACAGAGTTGCAAGAAGAG CTTTTCAAAGTAGCAACAGAATGTAGTGTTGTCTTATGTTGTCGAGTGGCTCCTCTACAAAAGGCAGGCATAGTTGCACTTATCAAAAACAGGACAGATGATATGACCTTAGCAATTGGTGATG GAGCAAATGATGTTTCAATGATCCAAATGGCTGATGTTGGGGTTGGTATCAGTGGCCAAGAAGGAGGACAAGCTGTTATGGCATCAGATTTTTCTATGGGACAATTCAGATTCTTGGTTCCTCTTCTATTAGTTCATGGTCACTGGAATTATCAAAGGATGGGTTACATGATCCTTTACAACTTCTACAAGAATGCCACATTTGTCTTGGTTCTTTTCTG GTATGTGCTTTATACATCATTCACTTTGACGACTGCTATCACCGAATGGAGTAGTCTCCTGTATACTGTGCTTTATACATCCCTTCCAACAATTGTTGTTGGTATTCTTGACAAGGATCTTAGCAAGTCAACACTGCTAGCTTACCCAAAGCTTTATGGATCTGGCCAACGGGATGAGAAGTATAATTTGAATTTGTTTGTCCTCAATATGCTTGAAGCACTTTGGCAGAGTTTGGTTGTGTTCTACATACCGTATTTTGCATATCGACAAAGTACTATAGGCATGTCTAGTCTTGGAGATTTGTGGGCACTTGCATCAGTCATCGTTGTAAATATGCAATTGGCCATGGACATCATTCGGTGGAATTGGATTATACATGCGTTCGTATGGGGGACGATAGCAGCAACAGTGATTTGTCTATTTGTGATAGATTCGATATGGGTTCTTCCTGGTTATGG GGCCATCTATCACATAATGGGGCAAGGCTTGTTTTGGTTACTGCTGCTTATCATTGTTGTCACAGCAATGATCCCACATTTTGCAATCAAGGCTTTCACGGAGCATTTTGTTCCCAGTGATATTCAAATCGGCCGAGAAATAGAGAAGTTTGAGGCTTTAAATCAGGTGAATCGTTCGGAAATTCCAATGCGAACGTTTTCATGA